The genomic region AAAATCCCCTGAAAGGAAAGTGCTGAATGCTTAAATGGTATATAATGACACCTTTGTTCTTATTGACGGTAATTATTTACATGCTTGTTCAGGCTTCAGTATACAAAACGAGATACTATAACCTGAATTTCGGAACGGGGCTAAGGCTTTTGCACCTTACAGACATACATATAAACCTTCTGCTTGTTTCATCTTCCCGGCTAAGAAAAACCATACGCAAAGCAAATCCAGATTTTATACTGATAAGCGGCGACTTGATTGAAAAACCCGAAAATCTGAATAAATTCACAAAATGGTACAAAAATCTTGACATCGGCGTTCCTGTCTTTGCCGTATACGGAAACCATGAACACAGGTGTTTCAGGCAAAATCCGTCATTCAAGGACAACTTTGACATGACAATGAAGCAACTGAATATTCAGTTGCTTGTAAATGACGTGG from Thermoclostridium stercorarium subsp. stercorarium DSM 8532 harbors:
- a CDS encoding metallophosphoesterase, which produces MLKWYIMTPLFLLTVIIYMLVQASVYKTRYYNLNFGTGLRLLHLTDIHINLLLVSSSRLRKTIRKANPDFILISGDLIEKPENLNKFTKWYKNLDIGVPVFAVYGNHEHRCFRQNPSFKDNFDMTMKQLNIQLLVNDVVFFCGKNSGKDKKVALVGIDDVKTGKPVSNDIFNRVKGNSNIVIAFSHNPDVSLNIPEKSVDLLLLGHFHGGQIWMPFKIEYLLLRRDKLSRMGYIKGFAKVRDNLIYISRGLGTVLIPFRFFSVPEVTVIDI